Below is a genomic region from Betaproteobacteria bacterium.
GAAAATCGAGGCCATGTGCGGGGGCAGGCGGCTATGGGCGTCGCCCGAGTGCACCTGCATCGCGCCGCGCTCGGAATACACGCGCTCGACCTGGCCGAAGCGCAGATCGGCTTGCGC
It encodes:
- a CDS encoding CapA family protein, encoding METAITLLGCGDVGPIHEPVDALCELVRPVLAQADLRFGQVERVYSERGAMQVHSGDAHSRLPPHMASIF